In one window of Tellurirhabdus rosea DNA:
- the glmM gene encoding phosphoglucosamine mutase has translation MALIKSISGIRGTIGGRTGEGLTPLDVVKFSAAFGQWLRTRQPGDGPHTVVIGRDGRLSGGMVSQLVSATLQGLGLNVIDLGLSTTPTVEMAVPGEKAAGGIILTASHNPIQWNALKLLNEKGEFISAADGAEVLALAESEAFEFADVRKLGSYRTDATWLQKHIDAILALPLVDREAVAARKFRIVVDAVNSTGGLAVPMLLEALGVETIQKLHCEPTGNFAHNPEPLPENLRDIIKEMERGAFDLGVVVDPDVDRLALICEDGSPFGEEYTLVAVADYVLKNKPGNTVSNLSSTVALRDVTQKHGGTHYASAVGEVNVVEMMNEVGAVIGGEGNGGIIYPDLHSGRDALVGIALFLTHLAKSGKSASVLRRTYPSYYISKNKIELTPEIDVDAVLERIKSKYARNPINTIDGVKIEFDKEWVHLRKSNTEPIIRIYSESDTLATADHLAGKIIADIKEVISAKM, from the coding sequence GTGGCATTAATTAAGTCTATTTCCGGAATCCGGGGAACGATTGGCGGCCGGACAGGCGAGGGCCTGACACCGCTCGATGTAGTGAAATTTTCGGCGGCATTCGGGCAATGGCTGCGTACGCGACAGCCGGGCGACGGTCCGCACACGGTCGTCATCGGACGGGACGGTCGCCTGTCGGGCGGGATGGTTTCCCAACTGGTTTCGGCCACGCTGCAGGGTCTGGGCCTGAACGTCATCGACCTCGGCCTGTCTACCACCCCGACGGTCGAAATGGCCGTTCCGGGCGAAAAGGCAGCGGGCGGCATCATCCTGACGGCCAGCCACAACCCGATTCAATGGAATGCGCTTAAACTCCTGAACGAAAAAGGCGAATTCATCTCCGCCGCCGACGGGGCCGAAGTCCTCGCGCTGGCCGAAAGCGAAGCGTTTGAATTTGCCGACGTGCGCAAACTGGGCAGTTACCGCACCGATGCTACCTGGCTGCAAAAACATATCGACGCCATTCTGGCCCTGCCGCTGGTAGACCGCGAAGCCGTGGCCGCCCGCAAGTTCCGGATTGTGGTAGACGCCGTCAATTCGACCGGCGGACTTGCCGTGCCGATGCTGCTGGAAGCCCTCGGCGTGGAAACCATCCAGAAACTGCACTGCGAACCGACCGGCAATTTTGCCCACAACCCCGAACCGCTGCCGGAAAACCTGCGCGACATTATCAAGGAGATGGAACGCGGCGCCTTCGACCTGGGCGTCGTCGTCGATCCCGACGTAGACCGGCTGGCGCTGATTTGCGAAGACGGCTCGCCGTTTGGCGAAGAATATACGCTGGTAGCCGTCGCGGATTACGTGCTGAAGAACAAACCGGGCAATACGGTGTCCAACCTGTCGTCGACGGTGGCGCTGCGCGACGTGACGCAGAAACATGGCGGTACGCATTACGCCTCGGCGGTGGGCGAAGTGAACGTGGTGGAAATGATGAACGAAGTCGGCGCGGTGATCGGCGGCGAAGGCAACGGGGGCATCATCTACCCCGACCTGCACAGCGGCCGCGATGCGCTGGTCGGCATTGCGCTTTTCCTGACCCATCTGGCCAAGTCCGGCAAATCCGCTTCGGTGCTGCGCCGGACGTACCCGAGCTATTACATTTCGAAAAACAAAATCGAACTGACGCCCGAAATCGACGTGGACGCCGTGCTGGAGCGCATCAAGTCCAAGTACGCCCGCAATCCGATCAACACCATCGATGGCGTGAAGATCGAGTTCGACAAGGAGTGGGTACACCTGCGGAAGTCCAACACCGAGCCCATCATCCGCATCTATTCCGAGTCCGACACCCTCGCCACGGCCGACCATCTGGCCGGGAAAATCATCGCGGATATCAAGGAAGTGATTTCGGCGAAGATGTAA
- a CDS encoding transglutaminase family protein encodes MELHVRHRLRYDYSAPVFLEPHTLYLYPRTGPHQRLNDYQLRIEPEPSLVARNTDTEGNIQQMVYFKGECRSLTVEAEMKVQSEPFNSFDFVLFPFETEKMPFRYSANQQRTLAPYLERDSVTMKVEDFARQIANETRWHTVPFLTLLCSRIREGFTYEVREVGHAHDPEETLNSRRGSCRDYAVLYIACCRSLGIAARFVSGYLFGNPQQEHELHAWAEAYLPGAGWRGFDPTEGHVVINKHLPLAASYYHDKLAPLGGTFIGKSVRSTMETKVEMF; translated from the coding sequence ATGGAACTGCACGTCCGGCACCGCCTGCGCTACGATTACTCCGCCCCCGTTTTTCTGGAGCCGCACACGCTTTATCTCTACCCCCGGACAGGGCCGCACCAGCGCCTGAACGACTATCAGTTGCGGATCGAGCCGGAACCGAGCCTGGTTGCCCGCAACACGGACACCGAGGGCAACATCCAGCAGATGGTGTATTTCAAGGGTGAATGTCGGTCCCTGACCGTGGAAGCGGAGATGAAGGTGCAGTCCGAGCCGTTCAATTCGTTCGATTTCGTGCTGTTTCCGTTTGAAACCGAAAAAATGCCGTTCCGGTATTCGGCCAACCAGCAGCGCACCCTGGCTCCTTACCTCGAACGGGACTCGGTTACGATGAAGGTGGAAGATTTTGCCCGGCAGATTGCCAACGAAACCCGCTGGCATACGGTCCCGTTTCTGACGCTGCTCTGCTCACGCATCCGCGAAGGCTTTACGTACGAGGTCCGGGAAGTGGGTCACGCCCATGACCCGGAAGAAACGCTGAACTCGCGCCGGGGGTCCTGCCGCGACTACGCAGTGCTGTACATCGCCTGTTGCCGGAGCCTCGGCATTGCAGCCCGGTTTGTGAGCGGCTACCTCTTCGGAAATCCGCAGCAGGAACACGAACTGCATGCCTGGGCGGAAGCGTATCTGCCGGGTGCCGGGTGGCGGGGCTTTGACCCCACGGAAGGCCACGTGGTCATTAACAAACACCTGCCGCTGGCGGCCTCGTACTATCACGATAAACTGGCTCCGCTCGGGGGAACCTTCATCGGCAAATCAGTGCGGTCGACGATGGAGACAAAAGTGGAGATGTTTTAG
- a CDS encoding peptidase, translating into MTYCLGIKVASGLVAIADTRLTSGTEVSTNRKVSVHQLEHHSLFIMTSGLRSVRDKAITYFREVIAEKDQSFNKLYKAANAFGEQIRRVSDEDRAALTAAGLHFNLNAIVGGQLEDDDEHKLFLIYPEGNWVEVGSGSPFVIIGNSGYGKPLLYRSLKYESSLEEALKIGYLAFDATRVSANDVDFPLDVVIYPKDSFQFTEHRLEKEDMEGISHQWSALLNNSVRRLPTDWMNPIFNKLPR; encoded by the coding sequence ATGACGTATTGCCTAGGAATTAAAGTGGCCTCCGGCCTGGTTGCTATCGCCGATACACGCCTCACCTCGGGTACTGAAGTTTCGACCAACCGCAAGGTTTCTGTTCACCAGCTGGAACATCATTCGCTGTTTATCATGACCTCCGGTCTGCGGTCGGTACGTGACAAAGCCATCACGTATTTTAGGGAGGTGATTGCCGAAAAAGACCAGTCTTTCAACAAGTTATACAAAGCGGCGAATGCCTTCGGCGAACAGATCAGGCGGGTTTCGGACGAAGACCGGGCCGCCCTCACCGCCGCCGGACTACATTTCAACCTGAACGCCATTGTGGGCGGGCAACTGGAGGACGACGACGAGCACAAGCTTTTTCTGATTTATCCCGAAGGAAACTGGGTGGAGGTCGGCAGCGGCTCGCCTTTTGTCATTATCGGGAATTCGGGCTACGGAAAACCGTTGCTCTACCGAAGCCTGAAATACGAATCGAGCCTTGAGGAGGCGTTGAAAATCGGCTATCTGGCTTTCGACGCCACGCGGGTCAGCGCCAACGACGTGGATTTTCCGCTGGATGTGGTTATCTACCCGAAGGATAGTTTTCAGTTTACCGAACACCGGCTTGAAAAAGAAGATATGGAGGGCATTTCGCACCAGTGGAGCGCCCTGCTCAATAACTCCGTGCGACGTCTGCCGACCGACTGGATGAATCCCATTTTCAACAAACTGCCGCGTTAA
- a CDS encoding DUF2721 domain-containing protein, giving the protein MELTISTPALLFSTVSLLMIAFTNRFLAIAGLIRDLHEKFRQKPDTDYVAQIRNLHTRLQLIRAIQVISVISLLLSAICMLVIFQDAQQAARWLFGSALILQIVALALSAVEISISINALKIELSDMEKELGRRSSLFSLRSREKENG; this is encoded by the coding sequence ATGGAACTGACCATCAGTACGCCCGCCCTGCTGTTTTCAACGGTTTCGCTTCTTATGATTGCGTTCACCAACCGCTTTCTGGCGATCGCCGGGCTTATCCGGGATCTGCACGAAAAATTTCGGCAGAAGCCCGATACCGATTATGTGGCCCAGATCCGGAATTTGCACACGCGTCTGCAACTGATTCGCGCCATTCAGGTCATCAGCGTAATCAGTCTGCTGCTGAGTGCCATCTGCATGCTGGTCATTTTTCAGGATGCGCAGCAGGCGGCCCGCTGGCTTTTCGGCTCGGCGCTGATTCTCCAGATCGTCGCCCTGGCGCTTTCGGCCGTCGAAATCTCCATCTCCATCAATGCCCTCAAAATCGAACTCAGCGACATGGAAAAAGAACTGGGCCGCCGCAGTTCGCTCTTCTCCCTCCGCTCCCGGGAAAAAGAAAACGGATAG
- a CDS encoding NUDIX hydrolase → MKQEKLEEAHKFRYWKKQMELNGLKINGVKDHFIRRRQNGEVLFAMLEVDADTPEGDKIPPVCFLKGHAACVLVVLIDEETDQKYTVLVRQRRICDGSHTYEHPAGMVDAEDDPTEVAAREVGEEIGLTITPGELTRLNPRVWFPSTGTSDEGMHYFFVEKRMPRAQIMEFHNKNMGNSHEFERINTFIATLPEAHKLVNNVNGLLIHFLYLKVVGDYDTIKLL, encoded by the coding sequence ATGAAACAGGAAAAACTCGAAGAGGCGCACAAGTTCCGCTACTGGAAAAAACAGATGGAACTGAACGGATTAAAAATTAATGGCGTGAAAGACCATTTCATCCGGCGGCGGCAGAATGGGGAGGTGCTCTTTGCCATGCTCGAAGTAGACGCCGACACGCCGGAAGGTGACAAAATTCCGCCCGTCTGCTTCCTGAAAGGCCACGCCGCCTGCGTGCTGGTGGTGCTGATCGACGAAGAAACAGACCAGAAATACACCGTCCTCGTCCGGCAGCGCCGCATCTGCGACGGATCGCATACGTACGAACATCCGGCGGGCATGGTGGATGCGGAAGATGATCCCACGGAAGTGGCCGCCCGGGAAGTTGGCGAAGAAATCGGTCTGACAATTACCCCCGGCGAACTGACCAGATTAAATCCGCGTGTATGGTTTCCGAGCACCGGCACCAGCGACGAAGGAATGCACTACTTCTTCGTGGAGAAGCGGATGCCCCGGGCGCAGATTATGGAGTTTCACAATAAGAACATGGGTAACTCCCATGAATTTGAGCGGATTAACACCTTCATCGCCACCCTTCCCGAAGCGCACAAACTGGTAAATAATGTCAATGGACTGCTTATTCATTTCCTGTATCTGAAGGTCGTCGGAGATTACGACACTATTAAATTGTTATGA
- a CDS encoding NUDIX hydrolase, with amino-acid sequence MDPLVENSFKYRNWQRRLEKNQVDIASVKSPYTHTGNDGQMLYALLNPKLKAADGREFGQLLFLRGDSVSMLVVLIDAETREKSVLLVRQRRLVDGSETYEHPAGMIDEGETPAQVAARELKEEAGLDVSEADLLPLFDRPLASMSSNSDECLYFFALEHRLNGDAIRALHGRKMGKESEHEQTRLEVHSFEEAHRRVSNIHGLLAHFLYLTQVGDYEQIRKLES; translated from the coding sequence ATGGACCCTTTGGTGGAAAACTCCTTTAAGTACAGAAACTGGCAACGTCGGCTGGAGAAGAATCAGGTTGACATTGCCTCGGTTAAGAGCCCCTACACGCATACCGGGAATGACGGGCAGATGCTTTACGCCCTGCTGAACCCGAAGCTGAAAGCCGCCGACGGGCGCGAATTTGGCCAGTTGCTTTTTCTGCGCGGCGATTCCGTTTCGATGCTCGTTGTGCTGATTGATGCCGAAACGCGCGAAAAGTCCGTTCTGCTGGTGCGGCAGCGGCGACTGGTGGATGGCTCGGAAACCTACGAACACCCGGCGGGCATGATCGACGAAGGCGAAACGCCCGCGCAGGTAGCCGCCCGCGAACTGAAGGAAGAAGCCGGCCTGGACGTTTCGGAAGCCGACCTGTTGCCGCTTTTCGACCGCCCGCTGGCTTCGATGTCCTCCAACAGCGACGAATGTCTTTATTTTTTCGCGCTCGAACACCGGCTGAACGGCGACGCGATTCGGGCACTGCACGGCAGGAAGATGGGGAAAGAGTCCGAGCACGAGCAGACCCGGCTGGAGGTGCATTCGTTCGAAGAGGCGCACCGGCGGGTCAGCAATATCCACGGCCTGTTAGCGCATTTTTTGTATCTCACTCAAGTCGGTGACTATGAACAGATCCGGAAATTGGAGAGCTGA
- a CDS encoding replication-associated recombination protein A, with amino-acid sequence MPAPLPERMRPRTLDDVIGQSQLIGPGRPLRRAIEANRIPSMILWGPPGVGKTTLALLIAETANRPFHVLSAISSGVKELREIINQPAGLFQPILFIDEIHRFNKSQQDALLGAVERGTITLIGATTENPSFEVNAALLSRCQVYVLESLGADELRQLVDKALADDVLLKTKTVRVESYDALMRLSGGDARKLLNLLDLVVMSQPEDSLVLTDELVTSTAQRNIARYDKSGEQHYDIISAFIKSLRGSDPNGALYWMARMLQAGEEAEFIARRMLILASEDIGNANPTALIMANNAMQAVRVIGYPESRIILAQVAVYLATSPKSNASYMAIEDALALAARTAELPVPLHLRNAPTKLMKQIGYGDNYKYAHDFEGNFAPQNYMPEALKGKKLYEPGQNAKEAEMRRRLQGWWGDWYDYNEK; translated from the coding sequence ATGCCCGCTCCCCTTCCCGAACGAATGCGGCCCCGGACACTCGACGACGTGATCGGGCAGTCGCAACTCATCGGGCCCGGTCGGCCGCTGCGCCGGGCCATCGAAGCCAACCGCATTCCGTCCATGATTTTGTGGGGGCCTCCGGGCGTCGGAAAAACTACGCTTGCCCTGCTGATCGCCGAGACCGCCAACCGGCCCTTCCACGTCCTCAGCGCCATCAGTTCGGGGGTGAAGGAGCTTCGGGAAATTATCAACCAGCCCGCCGGACTGTTTCAGCCCATCTTGTTTATCGACGAAATTCACCGGTTTAACAAAAGCCAGCAGGACGCACTTCTGGGCGCCGTTGAACGCGGGACGATTACACTCATCGGCGCGACGACCGAAAACCCCTCTTTTGAAGTCAACGCCGCGCTGCTGTCGCGCTGTCAGGTTTACGTGCTGGAATCGCTGGGGGCGGACGAGCTCAGACAACTGGTGGACAAAGCCCTGGCCGACGATGTGCTGCTGAAAACGAAGACCGTGCGGGTCGAATCGTACGACGCCCTTATGCGGCTCTCCGGCGGCGATGCCCGTAAACTGCTGAACCTGCTGGACCTGGTCGTGATGAGCCAGCCGGAAGACAGCCTTGTTCTGACGGACGAACTGGTGACCAGCACCGCCCAGCGCAACATCGCCCGCTACGACAAATCCGGCGAACAGCATTACGACATCATCTCGGCCTTCATCAAATCCCTGCGCGGCAGTGACCCCAACGGTGCCCTGTACTGGATGGCCCGCATGTTACAGGCCGGCGAAGAAGCCGAATTTATCGCCCGCCGCATGCTTATTCTGGCCTCGGAAGACATCGGCAACGCCAATCCCACGGCGCTCATCATGGCCAACAATGCCATGCAGGCCGTCAGGGTCATTGGCTACCCCGAGAGCCGCATCATTCTGGCGCAGGTAGCCGTCTATCTGGCCACTTCGCCCAAAAGCAACGCCAGTTACATGGCTATCGAAGACGCCCTGGCGCTGGCCGCCCGAACGGCCGAACTGCCGGTGCCGCTGCACCTGCGCAACGCGCCAACCAAACTGATGAAGCAAATCGGCTATGGCGATAACTACAAGTATGCCCACGATTTTGAAGGCAATTTTGCGCCGCAGAATTACATGCCGGAGGCGTTGAAAGGGAAGAAGCTGTACGAACCGGGGCAGAATGCCAAAGAAGCCGAAATGCGCCGACGCCTGCAGGGCTGGTGGGGCGACTGGTATGATTATAATGAAAAATGA
- a CDS encoding RNA polymerase sigma factor — protein sequence MPRYRTPSGLDEEQLWNQFRGGDEVAFARLYKEYVQVLYHYCSHFTTDRALIKDCIHDLFVELWKHRSTIGQTTSVRFYLMASIKRKLVRHLNAEQKFSSQDDLQNSRELLANATPSHEASLIGDEEDVHMHGCVAKALERLPRRQREAVYLRYYQNMSNEEISALMQINIQSVYNLIFGALSNLKKHITPEKVLLGAAPLLSFFC from the coding sequence ATGCCCCGCTACCGTACCCCGTCCGGTTTGGACGAAGAACAACTCTGGAATCAATTCCGGGGTGGCGATGAAGTAGCTTTTGCCCGGTTGTATAAGGAGTATGTGCAGGTTTTGTACCATTATTGCTCGCATTTTACAACCGACCGGGCGTTAATTAAGGATTGCATACACGATTTGTTCGTGGAGTTGTGGAAGCACCGCTCAACCATCGGCCAGACCACCTCTGTCCGTTTTTACCTGATGGCCTCCATCAAGCGGAAACTGGTCCGGCATCTGAATGCCGAGCAGAAGTTCAGCAGTCAGGACGACCTGCAGAACAGCCGCGAACTGCTTGCCAACGCAACGCCCTCGCACGAAGCCAGCCTCATTGGTGACGAAGAAGATGTTCACATGCACGGCTGTGTGGCCAAAGCGCTTGAGCGCCTGCCCCGCCGTCAGCGCGAGGCCGTTTACCTCCGTTACTACCAGAACATGAGCAACGAAGAAATTTCGGCCCTCATGCAAATCAACATTCAATCGGTCTATAACCTGATATTCGGTGCTTTATCGAACCTGAAAAAGCACATCACGCCGGAAAAGGTGCTGCTCGGTGCCGCCCCCCTGCTCAGTTTCTTTTGCTAG
- the ade gene encoding adenine deaminase — MHFSGNLVDLFSRTIRYGQLTVENGFITQRTDLGDERPGEPYLLPGFVDAHVHVESSMLTPAQFARLAVTHGTVATVSDPHEIGNVLGVAGVEYMIEDGKRVPFKFCFGAPSCVPATTFETAGATIDVADVRRLLEMPEIGYLAEMMNFPGVLHGDPDVLAKIAAARALGKPVDGHAPGLRGGDAQRYIDAGMTTDHECFTYEEGLDKARRGLHILIREGSAAKNFEALIPLLADFPEQIMFCSDDKHPDSLVVNHIDELVRRALAKGHDLFDTLRAACLNPVRHYRLPVGLLRQGDPADFIFVDNLQTFRVQRTLIDGAVVAENGVTGIPDLRSKIVNKFNCQPRQPEDFVVRRTGGGPLRVIEALDGQLITNALLLEPTVDDGRIVADPAQDVLKITVVNRYADAPPAVAFIRNFGLKRGALASSVGHDSHNIIAVGCDDNSLCRAVNEIIAVGGGVCAVGEDGGQVLPLPIAGLMTDADGYAVAGHYTRLDQFVKNDLGSTLQSPFMTLSFMALLVIPFLKLSDKGLFDGGQFSFVSIEDTI; from the coding sequence ATGCACTTCTCCGGTAACCTCGTCGATCTCTTTAGCCGCACCATTCGGTACGGGCAGCTGACCGTTGAAAACGGCTTCATCACGCAACGGACCGACCTCGGCGACGAGCGCCCCGGCGAGCCCTACCTCCTGCCCGGTTTTGTCGACGCGCACGTTCACGTGGAAAGCTCGATGCTGACCCCGGCGCAGTTTGCCCGCCTGGCCGTAACGCACGGCACCGTCGCGACGGTGTCGGACCCGCACGAAATCGGGAATGTGCTGGGAGTGGCCGGGGTTGAATACATGATTGAGGACGGGAAACGTGTGCCTTTCAAGTTCTGCTTCGGCGCGCCTTCCTGCGTTCCGGCGACGACCTTCGAGACGGCCGGGGCGACCATCGACGTGGCGGACGTCCGGCGGCTGCTCGAAATGCCCGAAATCGGTTATCTGGCCGAAATGATGAACTTCCCCGGCGTGCTGCACGGCGACCCCGACGTGCTGGCGAAGATTGCGGCCGCCAGGGCGCTGGGCAAGCCGGTGGACGGTCACGCGCCGGGCCTGCGCGGCGGCGACGCCCAGCGGTACATCGACGCGGGCATGACCACCGACCACGAGTGTTTTACCTACGAAGAAGGGCTCGACAAAGCCCGGCGGGGCCTCCACATTCTGATTCGGGAAGGGAGTGCGGCCAAAAACTTCGAAGCCCTGATTCCGCTGCTGGCCGATTTTCCGGAGCAGATCATGTTCTGTTCGGACGACAAGCACCCGGACAGCCTCGTCGTCAACCACATCGATGAGCTGGTCCGACGGGCGCTGGCCAAAGGCCATGACCTCTTTGACACGCTCCGGGCCGCCTGCCTCAACCCGGTACGGCATTACCGGCTCCCGGTCGGTCTGCTGCGGCAGGGCGATCCGGCCGATTTCATCTTTGTCGACAATCTGCAAACGTTTAGGGTGCAGCGTACCCTGATCGACGGCGCGGTGGTGGCCGAAAACGGCGTTACGGGAATTCCGGACTTACGAAGTAAAATCGTGAACAAATTTAACTGCCAGCCCAGGCAGCCGGAGGATTTTGTCGTCCGCAGAACGGGCGGCGGTCCGCTGCGGGTCATCGAGGCGCTCGACGGGCAGCTCATCACCAATGCCCTGCTGCTGGAACCGACCGTTGACGACGGCCGGATTGTGGCCGACCCGGCTCAGGATGTGCTCAAAATTACGGTCGTCAACCGGTATGCCGATGCTCCTCCGGCGGTCGCTTTTATCCGGAACTTTGGCCTTAAACGGGGCGCCCTGGCGTCGTCTGTGGGCCACGATTCGCACAACATCATCGCCGTGGGCTGCGACGACAACAGCCTTTGCCGGGCTGTCAATGAGATTATTGCCGTTGGGGGAGGCGTTTGCGCCGTTGGAGAAGACGGGGGTCAGGTGCTGCCCCTTCCTATCGCCGGGCTGATGACCGATGCCGACGGATATGCCGTTGCCGGGCATTACACCCGCCTCGACCAGTTTGTCAAAAACGATCTTGGCAGTACCCTGCAGTCGCCGTTCATGACGCTTTCGTTCATGGCGCTGCTGGTAATTCCCTTTCTGAAACTAAGCGATAAAGGGCTGTTCGACGGGGGACAATTTTCATTTGTATCAATCGAGGATACAATATAA
- a CDS encoding acyltransferase family protein codes for MLAPNPSPPLTLPGEFRAGRLMSMDAYRGFVMLLMMAEILQFERISEALPDSGFWRFLAHHQSHAEWFGCSLHDLIQPSFSFLVGVALPFSMARRSSDGQSAAVMFAHTVRRSLILVLLGIFLRSVGRSQTHFTFEDTLTQIGLGYPFLYLLGQRSTRTGWLALAAVLVGYWLAFVLYPLPGPGFSYEAVGVPADWPFHATGLAAHFNKNSNLAWAFDTWFLNLFPRQKPFLYNGGGYATLSFIPTLGTMLLGLQAGRVLRSEASGPERMKYFLIAGVAGLAAGWLLTVTGLSPSIKRIWTPGWVLFSGGWCFLLLAGFYYLIDLRNYRRWAFPLVVIGMNSIAIYCLVHLIDRFIIETFKTHLGQSVFSSLGPYETLGSGGVALLVFWLILYWMYRRKLFIRI; via the coding sequence ATGCTGGCTCCCAATCCCTCTCCGCCGCTTACCCTGCCGGGCGAGTTCCGCGCCGGTCGACTGATGTCGATGGACGCTTACCGGGGCTTCGTCATGCTGTTGATGATGGCCGAAATCCTGCAATTCGAGCGGATTTCGGAGGCGCTGCCCGACAGCGGATTCTGGCGATTTCTGGCTCATCACCAGAGCCATGCCGAGTGGTTTGGCTGTTCGCTGCACGACCTGATTCAGCCGTCGTTTTCCTTTCTGGTGGGGGTGGCCCTGCCGTTTTCGATGGCGCGGCGCTCGTCGGATGGGCAATCGGCGGCGGTGATGTTCGCCCATACGGTCCGCCGTTCGCTGATTCTGGTGCTGCTGGGCATTTTTCTGCGGTCGGTGGGTCGGTCACAAACCCATTTCACGTTTGAGGACACGCTGACGCAGATTGGCCTGGGCTACCCGTTTCTGTACCTGCTCGGTCAACGCTCGACCCGGACCGGCTGGCTGGCGCTGGCGGCGGTGCTGGTCGGCTACTGGCTGGCTTTTGTGCTGTATCCGCTGCCCGGCCCCGGCTTTTCCTACGAAGCGGTGGGTGTTCCTGCCGACTGGCCTTTTCACGCTACCGGACTGGCCGCCCATTTCAACAAGAACAGCAACCTCGCCTGGGCGTTTGATACCTGGTTTCTGAACCTTTTTCCGCGGCAAAAACCTTTTCTCTACAACGGCGGCGGATACGCCACGCTGAGTTTCATCCCGACGCTGGGAACCATGCTGCTGGGCCTGCAGGCGGGGCGCGTGCTGCGGTCGGAAGCGTCCGGGCCGGAGCGCATGAAGTACTTTCTGATCGCCGGGGTTGCGGGCCTTGCCGCCGGCTGGCTGCTGACCGTTACGGGCCTCAGTCCGTCGATCAAGCGCATCTGGACGCCCGGCTGGGTCCTGTTCAGCGGAGGCTGGTGTTTTTTGCTGCTGGCGGGTTTTTACTACCTGATCGACCTCAGAAATTACCGCCGCTGGGCGTTTCCGCTGGTGGTGATCGGGATGAATTCCATCGCGATTTACTGCCTGGTGCACCTGATTGACCGGTTCATTATCGAAACCTTCAAAACGCATCTGGGGCAGTCGGTATTTTCCTCGCTGGGCCCGTACGAAACGCTCGGCAGCGGCGGGGTGGCCCTGCTGGTGTTCTGGCTGATTCTGTACTGGATGTACCGCCGCAAATTATTTATTCGAATATAG